In Hyalangium minutum, a single window of DNA contains:
- a CDS encoding tetratricopeptide repeat protein — protein MTAALSFLLPLACKDPETAAVQARAESYESKLAEGRTFMAANQPERAAKAFRSAANMSRDNSEPLMLLAEAHRAAGNEGSAILALKEAEAIAPGNDPAIQKQIADLYLRQGHVAEAISTLVALRNEKELSDPEILSLARLQARNGDADGAFKSLEPIQNLRPDDPNAKVVEAEILLIKGEELLAAKLMDRLVEENPNLMEARLLRVRYFLNSGYPEVAEQDVNGIDGENAKRPDVVLMRARILTRLAKHEEAAEALTQLVEEHPDHVDALAQLAEAKLNLGKNIEAGDLVEKVLRIRARYARALYVRGRVLEAQGDKRLAAENYEYALTADPLFAPALSQVWRMQQAAGQKNEAQATLQRLYKLGEASLEEKVALAQMYADSKTNLERGKKIVDELLQREPGNPKYVALKAALTPTPEKKKFNGPIIIRGGRHR, from the coding sequence TTGACCGCCGCCCTTTCTTTCCTCCTCCCGCTTGCCTGCAAGGATCCGGAGACGGCCGCCGTTCAGGCCCGCGCCGAGTCCTATGAGTCCAAGCTCGCCGAGGGCCGCACGTTCATGGCTGCCAATCAGCCCGAGCGCGCCGCCAAGGCCTTCCGCTCCGCGGCGAACATGTCCCGCGATAACTCCGAGCCCCTCATGCTCCTGGCCGAGGCGCACCGCGCCGCCGGCAACGAGGGCTCCGCCATCCTCGCCCTCAAGGAGGCCGAGGCCATCGCCCCCGGGAACGATCCCGCCATCCAGAAGCAGATCGCCGACCTCTACCTCCGCCAAGGGCACGTCGCCGAGGCCATCTCCACCCTCGTCGCCCTGCGCAACGAGAAGGAGCTCTCCGACCCGGAGATCCTCTCCCTGGCCCGGCTCCAGGCGCGCAACGGAGACGCCGACGGCGCCTTCAAGTCCCTGGAGCCCATCCAGAACCTCCGCCCGGATGACCCCAACGCCAAGGTCGTCGAAGCGGAGATCCTCCTCATCAAGGGCGAGGAGTTGCTCGCCGCCAAGCTGATGGACCGGCTCGTCGAGGAGAACCCCAACCTCATGGAGGCCCGCCTCCTGCGCGTGCGCTACTTCCTCAACAGCGGCTACCCCGAGGTGGCCGAGCAGGACGTCAACGGCATCGACGGCGAGAACGCCAAGCGCCCCGACGTGGTCCTCATGCGCGCGCGCATCCTCACGCGGCTCGCCAAGCACGAGGAGGCCGCCGAGGCCCTCACCCAGCTCGTCGAGGAGCACCCGGACCACGTCGATGCGCTGGCCCAGCTCGCCGAGGCCAAGCTGAACCTGGGCAAGAACATCGAGGCGGGCGATCTCGTGGAGAAGGTGCTGCGCATCCGCGCCCGCTACGCCCGCGCCCTCTACGTCCGCGGCCGCGTCCTGGAGGCCCAGGGCGACAAGCGCCTCGCCGCAGAGAACTACGAGTACGCCCTCACCGCCGATCCCCTCTTCGCCCCCGCGCTCTCGCAGGTCTGGCGCATGCAGCAGGCGGCCGGTCAGAAGAACGAGGCCCAGGCGACCCTGCAGCGGCTCTACAAGCTCGGCGAGGCCTCGCTCGAGGAGAAGGTGGCGCTCGCGCAGATGTACGCGGACTCCAAGACGAACCTGGAGCGCGGCAAGAAGATCGTCGACGAGCTGCTTCAGCGCGAGCCCGGCAACCCCAAGTATGTGGCCCTCAAGGCCGCGCTCACTCCGACGCCCGAGAAGAAGAAGTTCAACGGCCCCATCATCATCCGCGGCGGCCGCCACCGCTGA
- a CDS encoding hydroxymethylglutaryl-CoA reductase, degradative — MSDTVTSRLAGFHKLPMEERLAQLGKMFRLAEDELQYLRGVGTLQPVLANQMIENAVGTFSLPLGLGLNMLVNGRDYIVPMAVEEPSVVAAVSFAAKIVRESGGFMAEADPSIMIGQVQVTRFGDPTEAADKILAAKEGILALANSFHPAMVARGGGAKDVEVRVLPAPEGPRAEPLLIVHLVIDTQEAMGANLINTMAEGVAPFIEQLTGGKVYLRILSNLADRRLARAMCRIPVPLLADFEMPGEAIAEGIAQASRFAEADPYRAATHNKGVMNGIDSVAIATGQDWRAIEAGAHAFACREGQYRPLSTWYLEEGHLVGRIELPLALGTVGGPIKVHPGVQVALKLMRVSSARELSMVFAAVGLAQNFAALRALGSVGIQKGHMALHARCVAVTAGARGDLVERIANELVRVGHVKVEKAREIIAALAAADEAAAAAGSTG, encoded by the coding sequence ATGTCTGACACCGTGACGTCCCGGCTCGCTGGGTTCCACAAACTGCCCATGGAGGAGCGCCTTGCGCAGCTGGGCAAGATGTTCCGCCTCGCCGAGGACGAGCTGCAGTACCTGCGCGGTGTCGGCACCCTCCAGCCCGTGCTCGCCAACCAGATGATCGAGAACGCGGTGGGCACCTTCTCGCTGCCGCTGGGGCTCGGCCTCAACATGCTGGTGAATGGGCGCGACTACATCGTCCCCATGGCCGTGGAGGAGCCCTCGGTGGTGGCGGCGGTGTCCTTCGCCGCGAAGATCGTCCGCGAGTCCGGTGGCTTCATGGCCGAGGCCGACCCGTCCATCATGATTGGGCAGGTGCAGGTGACGCGCTTCGGCGATCCCACGGAGGCCGCGGACAAGATCCTGGCGGCCAAGGAGGGGATCCTCGCGCTGGCCAACAGCTTCCACCCGGCGATGGTGGCCCGAGGCGGTGGTGCCAAGGACGTGGAGGTCCGCGTGCTGCCGGCCCCCGAGGGCCCGCGCGCCGAGCCGTTGCTCATCGTCCACCTGGTCATCGACACGCAGGAGGCCATGGGCGCCAACCTCATCAACACCATGGCCGAGGGCGTGGCCCCGTTCATCGAGCAGCTGACGGGCGGCAAGGTGTACCTGCGGATTCTGTCGAACCTGGCGGATCGGCGGCTGGCGCGGGCCATGTGCCGCATTCCGGTGCCGCTGCTGGCGGACTTCGAGATGCCGGGCGAGGCCATCGCCGAGGGCATTGCCCAGGCGAGCCGGTTCGCCGAGGCGGACCCGTACCGGGCGGCCACGCACAACAAGGGCGTGATGAACGGGATTGACTCGGTGGCCATTGCCACGGGGCAGGACTGGCGGGCCATCGAGGCGGGGGCGCACGCGTTCGCCTGCCGCGAGGGCCAGTACCGGCCGCTGTCCACCTGGTACCTGGAGGAGGGGCACCTGGTGGGGCGCATCGAGCTGCCGCTGGCGCTGGGCACGGTGGGCGGGCCCATCAAGGTGCACCCGGGCGTGCAGGTGGCGCTGAAGCTGATGCGGGTGAGCTCGGCGCGCGAGCTGTCCATGGTGTTCGCGGCGGTGGGGCTGGCGCAGAACTTCGCGGCGCTCCGGGCGCTGGGCAGCGTGGGCATCCAGAAGGGCCACATGGCGCTGCACGCGCGGTGCGTGGCGGTGACGGCGGGGGCCCGAGGCGACCTGGTGGAGCGAATCGCCAACGAGCTGGTGAGGGTGGGCCACGTGAAGGTGGAGAAGGCGCGGGAGATCATCGCCGCGCTGGCGGCGGCCGACGAGGCTGCTGCGGCGGCGGGCAGCACAGGGTAG
- a CDS encoding 2-oxo acid dehydrogenase subunit E2 produces MPHLELTPKTDISSFRKLAIGSWKTTYDPTVYGTLTVRMDKALAYIEAFRQRTGQRLTVTHLMTKAMGEALRRCPEANAILRFNKIYLRKQVTISALVVQTDAGKVDLTSAKIDDADKKSLREIAQEMDEAVRRVRERRDVALEKGKGTIQKIPYMFLNLFTWLIGFLMYTLNLDLSGIGMPKDAFGSIIITNVGSLGLDTAYVPLVPYTRVPIFVAPGAVKDAPVVEDGKVVPGKVMNINASFDHRFIDGFHAGVLANTLREMLENPFERFDALPAASEAQSEPIQAAG; encoded by the coding sequence ATGCCGCATCTGGAGCTGACTCCGAAGACCGACATCTCGAGCTTCCGCAAGCTGGCCATTGGCAGCTGGAAGACGACCTATGATCCCACGGTCTACGGCACCCTGACGGTGCGCATGGACAAGGCCCTGGCGTACATCGAGGCCTTCCGTCAGCGCACGGGACAGCGCCTCACGGTGACGCACCTGATGACCAAGGCCATGGGCGAGGCGCTGCGCCGCTGCCCCGAGGCCAACGCCATCCTGCGCTTCAACAAGATCTACCTGCGCAAGCAGGTGACGATCTCCGCGCTGGTGGTGCAGACGGACGCCGGGAAGGTGGATCTCACCTCGGCGAAGATCGACGACGCGGACAAGAAGAGCCTGCGCGAGATTGCCCAGGAGATGGACGAAGCGGTGCGCCGGGTGCGCGAGCGCCGGGACGTGGCGCTGGAGAAGGGCAAGGGGACCATCCAGAAGATCCCCTACATGTTCCTCAACCTCTTCACGTGGCTGATCGGCTTCCTGATGTACACGCTGAACCTGGACCTGAGCGGGATCGGCATGCCGAAGGACGCGTTCGGCTCGATCATCATCACGAACGTGGGCTCGCTGGGGCTCGACACGGCATACGTGCCGCTGGTGCCCTATACGCGCGTGCCCATCTTCGTGGCGCCCGGCGCGGTGAAGGATGCGCCCGTGGTGGAGGATGGGAAGGTGGTGCCGGGGAAGGTGATGAACATCAACGCGTCCTTCGACCACCGCTTCATCGACGGGTTCCACGCGGGCGTCCTCGCCAACACGCTGCGCGAGATGCTGGAGAACCCGTTCGAGAGGTTCGACGCACTGCCCGCGGCCTCGGAGGCTCAGAGCGAGCCCATCCAGGCCGCGGGGTAA
- a CDS encoding sensor histidine kinase — protein MKLSLATRIFLGYAVVLVTFGAVSLFSVAELHRNQQEIRLVSQGYLRLSQDAAALETAYTNQVKDTERLLDEQNPETRRTLIRLSRLYIPAMSQRLANTRVTAQEILTYAPASELSVIQDMEADIGKLEVQYDTYGRTVDAVFTVLTSNTLNREQVSASTAELRQVEATIGRELRALRARLDNRIRERVDRAEERERRTGLAIITLSLLAVGVGLGATLLSARTLRPVRTLIEGVSRIGKGDYTAQLGVQGEDEVAVLAREFDAMARSLQARESQLKAQAEALARAEQLAAVGRISAQIAHEVRNPLSSIGLNVEMLGDALDRATFPEQDGREAKELLTAVTREVDRLTDVTEQYLRMARPPKPTLVAEDVMEVLGGVLDFSRGELERAGVDVVRDFAPDTPPVLADEGQLRQVLLNLVRNSREAMPDGGRLTVSTRGMEKEVEITVQDTGRGMTEAVRERLFEPFFSTKEGGTGLGLSVSQQILQAHGGTLACQSSSGQGTTFVLRLPRA, from the coding sequence ATGAAGCTCTCGCTCGCCACGCGCATCTTCCTGGGTTACGCCGTGGTGCTCGTCACCTTCGGAGCGGTGTCGCTCTTCAGCGTGGCGGAGCTGCACCGCAACCAGCAGGAGATCCGGCTCGTCAGCCAGGGCTACCTGCGGCTCTCGCAGGACGCGGCGGCGCTGGAGACCGCCTATACCAACCAGGTCAAGGACACCGAGCGGCTCCTGGACGAGCAGAACCCGGAGACGCGGCGCACCCTCATCCGGCTGTCGCGCCTCTACATCCCGGCGATGTCCCAGCGCCTGGCCAACACACGGGTCACGGCGCAGGAGATCCTCACCTACGCCCCTGCCAGTGAGCTGTCCGTCATCCAGGACATGGAGGCCGACATCGGCAAGCTGGAGGTGCAGTACGACACCTATGGGCGCACGGTGGATGCCGTCTTCACGGTACTGACGTCGAACACGCTGAACCGGGAGCAGGTGAGCGCGTCCACGGCCGAGCTGCGTCAGGTGGAGGCCACCATTGGCCGGGAGCTGCGCGCACTGAGGGCCCGGCTGGACAATCGCATCCGCGAGCGGGTGGACCGGGCCGAGGAGCGCGAGCGGCGCACGGGGCTGGCCATCATCACGCTCTCGCTGCTGGCGGTGGGCGTGGGGCTCGGCGCCACCCTGCTGTCGGCGCGCACGCTGCGGCCGGTGCGCACGCTGATTGAAGGCGTGTCTCGCATCGGCAAGGGCGACTACACCGCACAACTGGGCGTACAGGGCGAGGACGAGGTGGCGGTGCTGGCCAGGGAGTTCGACGCGATGGCCCGCTCGCTCCAGGCGCGCGAGTCCCAGCTCAAGGCCCAGGCCGAGGCGCTCGCCCGCGCCGAGCAGCTGGCAGCGGTGGGCCGCATCTCCGCGCAGATCGCCCACGAGGTGCGCAACCCGCTGTCCTCCATCGGCCTCAACGTGGAGATGCTGGGAGACGCGCTGGACCGCGCCACCTTCCCGGAACAGGACGGGCGCGAGGCCAAGGAGCTGCTGACTGCGGTGACGCGCGAGGTGGATCGGCTCACGGACGTGACCGAGCAGTACCTTCGCATGGCGCGCCCGCCCAAGCCCACGCTGGTGGCCGAGGACGTGATGGAGGTGCTCGGCGGTGTGCTGGACTTCTCGCGCGGCGAGCTCGAGCGCGCGGGGGTGGACGTGGTGCGCGACTTCGCCCCGGACACACCGCCCGTGCTCGCGGACGAGGGCCAGCTGCGCCAGGTGCTCTTGAACCTGGTGCGCAACAGCCGCGAGGCCATGCCGGACGGCGGGCGGCTCACGGTGTCCACGCGGGGGATGGAGAAGGAAGTGGAGATCACCGTCCAGGACACCGGCCGGGGGATGACGGAGGCGGTGCGTGAGCGCCTCTTCGAGCCCTTCTTCTCCACCAAGGAGGGCGGCACGGGCCTGGGGCTGTCCGTCAGCCAGCAGATACTCCAGGCCCACGGGGGCACGCTGGCCTGCCAGAGTTCCTCCGGCCAGGGGACGACCTTCGTGTTAAGGCTCCCTCGCGCATGA
- a CDS encoding M16 family metallopeptidase — MSFTPYRDVLPSGLRVVTIETPHLHTALLAVYVRTGSRHETPENNGVSHFLEHLFFRGSANWPDTVKMNAAVEEVGGNLNGVTGRDLGYYYTPLHPSYVGVGMEIIGDMLTRPRLTDMEVERQIILEEMLDEVDEKGRDIDLDNLSKRLLFGDHPLALKIAGTRESVSALKHEQVLEHFAQNYVAGNLVVTASGRVKREQVLELAERAFAHLPKGPPTTEKPPAPTPPGPRFHFVAHEEAQTEFRLNFCVVPEQHEDYPALQILRRVLDDGLSSRLPFEVVERRGLAYSISAGMDAFHDSGILEIDAASAPEKASRVVEEVLRVLATLCEQEIPEEELKRTQRRHRMLLEFSEDSPGELAGWFGGTELFRKPESFSQRADLVDAETAAHVREVARRYFTRENLTVVAVGQRKGIKALERVVEAAEGLPSAGTRKAVSGGGRRG, encoded by the coding sequence ATGAGCTTCACACCGTATCGGGACGTGCTGCCCTCGGGGCTGCGCGTCGTCACCATCGAGACCCCCCACCTGCATACGGCCCTGCTGGCCGTGTACGTGCGGACCGGCAGCCGCCATGAGACGCCCGAGAACAACGGCGTCAGCCACTTCCTGGAGCACCTCTTCTTCCGCGGCAGCGCCAACTGGCCAGACACCGTGAAGATGAACGCCGCCGTGGAGGAAGTCGGCGGCAACCTCAACGGCGTCACCGGGAGGGATCTCGGCTACTACTACACTCCCCTACACCCCTCATATGTGGGGGTGGGGATGGAAATCATCGGGGACATGCTGACGCGGCCGCGCCTCACGGACATGGAGGTGGAGCGGCAGATCATCCTCGAGGAGATGCTGGACGAGGTGGACGAGAAGGGCCGGGACATCGACCTGGACAACCTCTCGAAGCGGCTGCTGTTCGGCGACCACCCGCTGGCGCTGAAGATTGCCGGGACGCGCGAGTCGGTGTCGGCGCTGAAGCACGAGCAGGTGCTGGAGCACTTCGCGCAGAACTACGTGGCGGGCAACCTGGTGGTGACGGCGTCGGGCCGGGTGAAGCGCGAGCAGGTGCTGGAGCTGGCCGAGCGCGCCTTCGCCCACCTGCCGAAGGGCCCTCCCACCACCGAGAAGCCACCCGCGCCCACGCCGCCGGGCCCTCGGTTCCACTTCGTGGCGCACGAGGAGGCGCAGACAGAGTTCCGCCTCAACTTCTGCGTCGTTCCGGAGCAGCACGAGGACTACCCGGCGCTGCAGATCCTCCGCCGGGTGCTGGATGACGGGCTGTCCTCGCGGCTGCCGTTCGAGGTCGTCGAGCGGCGGGGCCTGGCCTACTCCATCAGCGCGGGGATGGACGCGTTCCACGACTCGGGGATCCTCGAGATCGACGCGGCGAGCGCGCCGGAGAAGGCCTCGCGGGTGGTGGAGGAAGTGCTGAGGGTGCTGGCCACGCTCTGCGAGCAGGAGATCCCCGAGGAGGAGCTGAAGCGGACCCAGCGCCGGCACCGGATGCTGCTGGAGTTCTCGGAGGACTCGCCGGGGGAGCTGGCCGGCTGGTTCGGCGGCACGGAGCTGTTCCGGAAGCCGGAGTCCTTCAGCCAACGGGCGGACCTCGTGGACGCGGAGACGGCGGCGCACGTGCGCGAGGTGGCGCGGCGCTACTTCACGCGGGAGAACCTGACGGTGGTGGCGGTGGGCCAGCGCAAGGGCATCAAGGCGCTGGAGCGCGTGGTGGAGGCCGCGGAGGGCCTCCCTTCCGCGGGGACGCGCAAGGCCGTCAGCGGTGGCGGCCGCCGCGGATGA
- a CDS encoding kelch repeat-containing protein, producing MWPRLLRHAPLAALLAIAPACGESGFAPQVQLLTTACEGLQPLDGVTHLRLRVTGEGLATPIERITPVDLRPEDVPEIPPGAQRVLEVRAYSGEPSSAGSVISVGRSYPFTMPAVGAPTEPVRVTLYRVNTFVPLERADSPGTCLELTEPRAGHTATLLPDGRVVLAGGFRVTDTGQPETLQSIEILDPRERKITYLPDPGGLGSVRRALHTASLMLDGRVALVGGETVDPLDGHLTILGTGVVFDPATERVQQFNLGRARSRHAAAIDIAGRILTVGGIGADSLLLADPEGVEPAAGRTFPVPIAVPRMGASLIPFQESQRIAVVGGSDGSEVSRDVLTFSFNGVTFVPGNITVMLRQGRRDAVTTPYGDGKRLLVVGGYSSAGTPDDSARPVGASELLDLQSDAPTISQGPTIVGRGELCAVALPGGRVLTVGGRRQNGDGLLASSGSVELITPTDGLTGGVLGMLPVQPARYLHTCTPLPDGSVLVSGGVDNDGRGTRPASGTYLFMPVPRD from the coding sequence ATGTGGCCTCGCCTCCTCCGACATGCCCCCCTGGCCGCCCTCCTGGCCATCGCTCCCGCTTGCGGCGAGTCCGGCTTCGCGCCCCAGGTCCAGCTCCTCACCACCGCCTGTGAAGGCCTCCAGCCCCTCGATGGGGTGACCCACCTGCGCCTCCGCGTCACCGGAGAGGGACTGGCCACCCCCATCGAGCGCATCACCCCCGTGGACCTCCGGCCCGAGGACGTTCCCGAGATTCCTCCCGGGGCCCAGCGGGTGCTCGAGGTGCGTGCCTACTCGGGGGAGCCCAGCAGCGCCGGCTCGGTGATCTCCGTGGGCCGCTCGTACCCGTTCACCATGCCGGCGGTGGGCGCCCCCACCGAGCCGGTCCGCGTCACCCTCTACCGGGTGAACACCTTCGTTCCGCTGGAGCGCGCGGACTCGCCGGGCACCTGCCTGGAGCTCACCGAGCCGAGGGCTGGGCACACCGCCACGCTCCTGCCGGATGGCCGGGTGGTGCTGGCCGGTGGCTTCCGGGTGACGGACACCGGGCAGCCGGAGACGCTCCAGTCGATCGAGATCCTCGACCCGAGGGAGCGCAAGATCACCTACCTGCCGGATCCCGGCGGCCTGGGCTCGGTGCGGCGGGCGCTCCACACCGCCTCGTTGATGCTGGATGGGCGGGTGGCGCTGGTGGGTGGGGAGACGGTGGATCCGCTGGACGGGCACCTCACGATCCTGGGGACGGGGGTGGTGTTCGATCCGGCCACGGAGCGGGTCCAGCAGTTCAACCTCGGGAGGGCGCGCTCGCGCCATGCGGCGGCCATCGACATCGCGGGCCGCATTCTCACGGTGGGCGGAATCGGCGCCGACAGCTTGCTCCTCGCGGATCCCGAGGGCGTCGAGCCCGCGGCGGGACGGACCTTTCCCGTGCCCATCGCCGTGCCTCGAATGGGCGCGAGCCTGATTCCGTTCCAGGAGTCCCAGCGCATCGCCGTCGTCGGCGGCTCGGATGGGTCCGAGGTCTCCCGGGACGTGCTGACGTTCTCCTTCAATGGCGTCACCTTCGTTCCCGGCAACATCACGGTGATGTTGCGGCAGGGCCGGCGGGATGCGGTCACCACGCCCTACGGCGATGGGAAGCGGCTGCTCGTGGTGGGGGGCTACTCCAGCGCGGGGACTCCGGACGACAGCGCCCGGCCCGTGGGCGCCTCGGAGCTGCTCGATCTCCAGAGCGATGCGCCGACGATCTCTCAAGGCCCGACCATCGTGGGCCGGGGTGAGCTCTGCGCGGTGGCCCTGCCGGGCGGCCGGGTGCTCACGGTGGGAGGGCGGCGGCAGAATGGGGACGGGCTGCTCGCGAGCAGCGGGTCCGTGGAGCTGATCACCCCTACCGATGGGCTGACAGGAGGCGTGCTCGGGATGCTGCCCGTTCAGCCCGCTCGCTACCTGCACACCTGCACTCCATTGCCGGATGGCTCGGTGCTCGTCTCCGGTGGCGTGGACAATGACGGACGGGGCACGCGGCCGGCCTCGGGCACCTACCTCTTCATGCCCGTGCCCAGGGACTGA
- the fni gene encoding type 2 isopentenyl-diphosphate Delta-isomerase has protein sequence MGDEITGSRKDAHLDLCAKEEVQPVQNSTLFECVRLVHCAMPEMAVEDVDLSTPFLGKRLRAPVLITGMTGGTERAGKVNRDLALVAERHGVAFGVGSQRAMAESAARAASYQVRDVAPTVALLGNIGLYQAVQMGVDGVRRLADAIGADAMALHLNAGQELTQPEGDRDFRGGYPVVEALVKAFGDRLLVKETGCGIGPEVARRLVELGVRNIDVSGLGGTSWVRVEQLRATGMLAQLGAEYSSWGIPTAAATAAVRRAVGPEVRLVASGGLRTGLEMAKALAIGADVAGAALPLFRAQQEGGVEGADQALRVIIEGLRQALVLTGSKSCAELRRKPVVMTGELKDWLAAL, from the coding sequence ATGGGCGACGAGATCACAGGAAGCCGCAAGGACGCCCACCTCGATTTGTGCGCCAAGGAAGAAGTCCAGCCCGTACAGAACAGCACCCTGTTCGAGTGCGTGCGCCTGGTTCACTGCGCGATGCCCGAGATGGCCGTCGAGGATGTGGATCTTTCCACCCCTTTCCTGGGCAAGCGCTTGCGCGCGCCGGTGCTCATCACCGGCATGACGGGTGGCACCGAGCGGGCGGGCAAGGTGAACCGGGATTTGGCCCTCGTGGCCGAGCGCCATGGGGTGGCCTTTGGAGTCGGTAGCCAGCGCGCCATGGCCGAGTCCGCGGCTCGCGCGGCCTCGTATCAGGTGAGGGACGTGGCGCCCACGGTGGCCCTCCTGGGCAACATCGGGCTCTACCAGGCGGTGCAGATGGGCGTGGACGGGGTGCGGCGGCTGGCGGACGCGATTGGCGCGGACGCGATGGCGCTGCACCTGAACGCCGGACAGGAGCTCACCCAGCCCGAGGGTGATCGTGACTTCCGAGGCGGATACCCCGTGGTGGAGGCGCTGGTGAAGGCCTTCGGGGACCGGCTGTTGGTGAAGGAGACCGGGTGCGGCATCGGCCCGGAGGTGGCGCGCCGGCTGGTGGAGCTGGGCGTGCGCAACATCGACGTCTCCGGACTGGGCGGTACCTCGTGGGTACGCGTGGAGCAGCTGCGCGCCACGGGAATGCTGGCTCAGCTGGGCGCCGAGTATTCGAGCTGGGGCATTCCTACTGCCGCCGCCACGGCCGCTGTTCGCCGGGCCGTGGGCCCCGAAGTGCGGTTGGTGGCCTCGGGGGGCCTCCGCACCGGCCTGGAGATGGCCAAGGCCCTGGCGATTGGCGCGGACGTGGCGGGCGCGGCCCTGCCGCTGTTCCGCGCCCAGCAAGAGGGCGGCGTGGAGGGTGCGGACCAGGCCCTGCGCGTCATCATCGAGGGCCTGCGCCAGGCGCTCGTTCTGACGGGTAGCAAGAGCTGCGCTGAGCTGCGGCGCAAGCCAGTCGTGATGACGGGCGAGCTGAAGGATTGGCTCGCCGCCCTGTAA
- a CDS encoding zinc metalloprotease HtpX → MSYSSSTFDTAPRGGAPLRGSGWHRLGNALKTTVLLAGLTALVLLIGQKLGGPRGLAMAGFFVVVMNFVSYWFSDKIALAMHGAQPLAREQAPWLHEMVEELATRAKMPKPKIYMLPTRAPNAFATGRSPKHAAVAVTAGIMEILDRRELRGVLAHELAHVANRDTLIGTVAATLAGVISYAAQMLFWFGGSMLSRSDDDEGGGLAGAMSSLGLLLVAPIAATLLQLAVSRSREYGADATGAELSGDPEALASALMKLERGAELMPYDRAPATSHLFIVNPLSGRAVMALFSTHPPIPERVRRLREMGGRSWQRGW, encoded by the coding sequence ATGAGCTACTCCAGCAGTACTTTTGACACGGCCCCTCGCGGGGGAGCGCCACTGCGAGGAAGCGGTTGGCACCGTCTGGGCAATGCGCTCAAGACGACCGTGCTGCTGGCCGGACTCACGGCGCTCGTGTTGCTGATCGGCCAGAAGCTCGGCGGCCCTCGCGGGCTGGCCATGGCGGGCTTCTTCGTCGTGGTGATGAACTTCGTCTCGTACTGGTTCAGCGACAAGATCGCGCTGGCCATGCACGGGGCGCAGCCGCTGGCGCGGGAGCAGGCGCCCTGGCTCCACGAGATGGTGGAGGAGCTGGCCACGCGCGCGAAGATGCCCAAGCCGAAGATCTACATGCTGCCCACCCGAGCGCCCAACGCGTTCGCCACGGGCCGCAGCCCCAAGCACGCCGCGGTGGCGGTGACGGCAGGCATCATGGAGATCCTCGATCGCCGGGAGCTGCGGGGCGTGCTGGCGCACGAGCTGGCCCACGTGGCCAACCGGGACACGCTGATCGGCACGGTGGCCGCCACGCTCGCGGGCGTCATCAGCTACGCGGCGCAGATGCTGTTCTGGTTCGGCGGCTCCATGCTGAGCCGGAGCGATGACGACGAGGGCGGTGGCCTGGCCGGTGCGATGTCCAGCCTGGGCCTGCTGCTGGTGGCGCCGATTGCCGCCACGCTGCTGCAGTTGGCGGTGAGCCGCTCGCGCGAGTACGGCGCGGACGCCACGGGCGCGGAGCTGTCCGGAGACCCGGAGGCGCTGGCCAGCGCGTTGATGAAGCTGGAGCGGGGCGCGGAGCTGATGCCGTACGATCGGGCGCCGGCCACCTCGCACCTCTTCATCGTCAACCCGCTGTCCGGCCGCGCGGTGATGGCGCTGTTCTCCACGCACCCGCCCATCCCCGAGCGCGTGCGGCGCCTGCGTGAGATGGGCGGCCGCTCCTGGCAGCGCGGCTGGTAG